The nucleotide sequence GGATATCCACagatcggatgcagatacaaattacatatccgtgcagggctctatcAGAAAGGATTGTTATTGCCATCTTTGATATCTTCTAAAAAAGGCAGTCAAACACAGGGtatatttttcttctgaaaacttTCTGCAGCTACAGAGAAAGGgaagttgttaaaatgaaagccttatgtAATACTCTACATTTCAaaagctttaactgtttttccttcttttctgtaactTCAGTAAAAAGTTTAAAggatatttaattttgtttgctaTGGTACTatgcaggctgaggtctctgcacACCAAatcctgaaccttgtttaaactATTTGAATGTTGGATAGTGACTGAGTTATGTTAATATCTTTGGCCTGTGTATTCCATCTAAAGTAATACAACTCCATGATGTTAAGTGGACTTCACTAGGCAAATGTAATTTATCTCATGAGCAATTGAATACTGCGATGATGGAGTTGCAGAAAGCTCTTAGATGCACAGCTACCCTTTCTGAGAATTCTCAGCAGTAGCACCTTTCAGACAGCTATATGGCTTCTGTTAACTTTGTTTAGAGTAAGTCCTTCAATCTGATCGCTGTGGAATTTTCAGTTTGGcatagcaatttaaaataaaatcagaatgttaagattaaaaagggaaaaaattatgaCCATCAGTGTACATGCTCTGTCAGAAAACTTACCGCTTAAAGCAAGTTTTGAATTGTGCGCCCTTTGCATTTGTACATGGTAGCTTTTCTTGTACATGATAGCTTTTCTAAGAACTAAGGTGAAGACAGGAATTACCCCATGAGCTGCAAGAAATGTAACTATATTTTACTAATCTTAGactatgtggattttttttctgaagtctATTTGGTAGTAACCTcagaaatataattaatatttgtacagtacaCTGAAAATATATGTCTCAATATGAGTTACTAATGGGAGGTTATTTAAAAAGTGGAACCTGATGTACACTTTCagttttctttaatttatatcatttttttctctccctagAACTGTAGCTTCTAACGTTTTCATAAGCCAAAACTATGATGCTACAGTCTTTCATAGAAAGCATTATTTAAAGCATGCTTGATTTTTATAGTCCTTCATTCTAATGTTAATTTTTTCTGATTTAGTTGTTGCAGTTAATTGCAAAATCTCAGCTAACCTCACTGAGTGGTGCAGCACAGAAGAACTACTTCAATATTTTGGACAAAATTGTACGAAAGGGTATGTTTGTGGTTCATTAGCATAGACTGAGTTACTTTTCTGACCTTTCAGTtagtttcattatttttatatgtacTGCTTATGACACAAAACAAAGGTAATGGCATATTTAATTAGTGGAAATCTAATAtgccttttaaccagtttcttCACATTGAAGAATATCattcaaaacaaatatataaagtgAAATCAGAGATTATCCTTTTACTAGTCTGTACTCTTTTTATCAAATCTAAAATTTCTTAGTTCTGAACAAAACTATTCCTGTTTTTATTAACATGAATACCTAtgtatgtcttttttttaaaaattcctttacaTGATGAACTAAAACATTTTAATCCAGATTTGCCAAGTTACCCAACAGAGGTATGGAAGAAACTGCAATTATTCCCAGTGTGTATAATAAGAAAACTGGGCTCTTGCATATTAATGTTGGAAAacattgggggtttttttaaaggtgaccATTGTATTTGGAAGACATTTAATGCTATCTACTGAAAATAGGAAATCCACTTGAAAAACTAAGATGCAGCATTAATTTTATTAACGCATGGCACAAAATGTTGCACTGATGCCTTGATAGCAGTATTGTCTTAAGTATCAATCCTGCACCTGTGGGACCTGCCAGGACAAATTCCATTGTGGGATCAGGACATTTAGTTTGGAAGTGAAACCACGGCTCAGCTGCAGTTTGAGTTAGTTCAGATAGGGAAATGTCAATAACTTGGGTTAAATGTAACAAATCAGAAGTGTacctcttatttttctttttcagttttggaaGACCAACACAATCCACGCTTAATCAAAGATCTTCTTCAGGATCTGAGTTCTACTCTCTGTATACTGATTAGGGGAGTAGGGAAATCTGTGTTGGTGGGGAACATCAATATTTGGATTTGCCGATTAGAAACTATCCTTACATGGCAACAACAACTAAAAAATCTTCAGATGAACAAGGTATATTAAATTAGTTAAATCAGAAATATGAGGTAAAGAGGGAGAAGGTGCTTTGAATACTGGCTTTTGATCTGTATACAAGCAAAGTTTTAAATATGTCTAAAGCCACTTTTACTTGACTTCATTAGTTATTCAGCACAAATGATGAcataaagatataaaattaaagttaaatttTTTTACGCTCActaagtattttaatattttttttttgtgaaaaggaCAACAGTAACTTTAGCAACATGCATTAACTTGACTCCTAACTGATGTTCACAGACTTAATTTTCTGATAGCCCAACCATAAATTTCAAAATGGATAGCTCGCTGTCGACCTTAATCTGGCTATTTAGAGATAATTATTCACTGGTCAGAGACATACGATTACTCTACCTTACTAAGGAGAGACAGACCTGAAATCCAAGATTAGAGAGGGACCAAAAAACATGACTAAAGCATTGAAGTAGCGATTCCAAAGCTTTGCAATCAAACAGGGTTTTTTCTATGAAACTAGGTAACTTATGGACTTCTGGAAGCTTTAAAGTTTGGATCTGGGTCACAGCTTTTTTTTTAGCATACTGTAGGGGGCGACAGAGGGTTAGGAGAGGAAGCAAAGAGAGGTTCTGAGATTCGGTGAGGGAGTAGGAGGAAGGGCAGTCAGCagcaggctgggaaggagagtcCCAGGTATTTCTCTCTGCTTCCGGGCTCTTGCCTCCGCCAGTCCCCTCCTCCCTCAGGTGTGCGCAAGTTTACTTAGGGGTGGAGTACTAGCCCCCCATCTCACCCAGTTCCACTACCCACCCCAATGCTGTGTCCATCACTTTAAGCATTTACAATGGcaatttttgaaaataagatGTCTGGAGTTTCTAAGGGTCTATGTGATAATCATGGGggatacacatttatttaaaaatcttttttttaacttaaatcacattgttttggtttaaatCGGATTTAAAttgaatacatttttctttttaaaactaaacctGTTTAGAACTAAATTTGAAACGGACTACATATGTTAAGGCCTACATTTATTATACTCTCTTTAAATCATTTATTATAatctacatttaaataaataatatttaacagAACACATTTGCTagtgaagttttaaagaaagtgaaaccaactggtagaagtcactggctaagcacctagaACAGGGATCAGCAATCTTTGGCATGTGACCCATCAGGAAAATCCGCTGacgggctgggacggtttgtgtACCTGcaacgtccgcaggttcggctgattgcagctcccactggccgcggtttgctgttccaggccaatgggggctgcaggaagcagcagccaataCATTCCTCTGTCTTGTTACTTTATCATTCTGCCCTGAATAAATcacaacaaattttgaaatagaagatagataacatttaaaaaaaagggaaattcagCCTTGAAAATATTTGACACATGGCCAACAAACTAAAACACCATCTTTGCTTGACAGGTGCTTGACTTGttgtttcctttattttatatCAGTAACTTCCACTGAGTGCTTTTGCTTTAGTTATGTATTACAAATGCAAGATTGGAGTCATTATGTTCACAGATGCCTGAGCATGATGATCTCTCAAAAACTATACACAAGATGTCACTACAGAAAGTATATTCTATAAGCAAGACTAATGAGTGTAATGAACTAAATTGTGGCATTAAGCTAAAGCTGTCTATTGGACCCAGCTATCCTAGGAGTGCAGCTGTAGTAATACAATTGAAGCTGTAGTAATACGATTGCATATGTTCCCTTTGCATCTGGTCAGTTCCACTAGGTGGGGCCACTGTCATCCCTTGCACAAAACACGGACAGTAGTGCTAGCTCTGTATAGTCCCTAACCGTGTCTCTTCTTGTGCCCAGCCCCCTTTCAGTAGGTTCAAGTAGAGGAAAGGGAGAGGCACTTTTTACATCTCCCATGCCCCTGCTGCAAGGAAGAGAACCTCTCTAGTCCCCACCCTAGGTGCTGCTGCACAGAGACCCCATAGAAGAGGACTCTGGTCAGGTATACATACTCCCTTGGGTCGCCCACTCTATATTTGCTCTCCTATCTGTGTGGCAGAATCACTATTTCATCTGTTGGGGGGGCTCTGCAGAGGTGGGATTTGTCCTACTCTCTTCCCTCTGACTTTTACATTTCATATCTATTGCACATCCTGTGAGTAATTGACATAAACTTCAGTGCTTTTTAACAATGGTTTCTCTGAGTCTTTAACTAACATCTTAGAGTGTGCATTTTTCTAAAAGTTGGTGTTGTATGCAACTTTTAACTAATTTTCACATtgcatattttggattttttatttctatttttatttttttgcttttaatttccaAAGCTTTTTCATCCAAAGCATAACTTTACGTTCTAAGAATTCTCATTCACTTAACACCAGAAAAACTAAGAGCTGCAAAACCACATTATTCAACTTCTGTTGCTTGAGATATTTAATTTTCAATAACAAACTTGCAGAATAATCTAACAAATGCTGAAAACCATATGATCAAAATATCAAactggcaaaaaaacccaaaacggGTCCATATTTTTTCAGGGAAACACACATAAtacacataattataaaatatataaaatttaaaaaggtgAAATAAAAAAACTGAGGTAGCTATATTGGTTTAAACCTAACATTGAAAACCCTTCTTATGTTATACTAACAACTCCATGCAGTTAAAAgttaacacttttttttcagCAAGTCAACAATGGTCTCACGCTCAGCGATCTTCCTCTGCATATGCTGAATAACATTTTATACAGGTTCTCAGATGGCTGGGACATTATTACCCTAGGTCAAGTGACCCCAACACTGTACATGCTCAGCGAAGACAGGCAGTTATGGAAAAAACTTTGCCAGTACCATTTTGCAGAAAAACAGGTAACGAGAGAGAGTTGTGTATGTTAAATCTGATACTGTTTTCTGTCATACTGGATGAAGATGATCTCAGTATGAATTCCTCAGTGAATTTGCCCTTGCTTTCACATTGAACCATAGCAGTGTGGGTAACGGGAAAGTGATCTGTTTTTTTCAGAGGTGGTGTCTACCCTCagttcccactgatttctgtgaGAAGTGTGCTCTGTACATCAACCCAAGAGACTTTATCCGGATGTTTCCCATGCAGTGGTGGGGAGGGCAGTGGAGACAATGTCTACACTAAGCTTTTTTTCCTCCATATTTCCTGCCAACTCTGGCAGATTGGACTTTTAAAGCTTCAGTATATGCATTTTAGATACAAAGGTAATAGGTGTTTCAAACTAAGATTTTTCATAAATTATACAAATCTGAATAGTCAGCCATGATCTTCTAGATTATATTTCTCTACCTATATTATTCTGAGTAGATTTTCTTGCATACAAGTAATTTTTACCACGCATTCATTAGTCTCAGAGTTCACCTCATAACATTGATATTCATGACCATCTGGACTTGAACCTACCCATTCTTTAAACTCCCACTAGTGgggtgtatgtgtatatgtgtacaCATATACCATTGCCCTTTAACACACAAGGCTAAGAGTTTGAGCTGCTTTCCAAACAACTGTCAAAGAAAATACCGTACTTGTTGGAAGTGAGTCAGAATAGCCTCTTCCTGCTACATTGTATGAACTCTAAGACCTTAGACCAAACTTAGAAAAATTGACCCTCCTTCCACTCCTAATAGTCAAAGAGGAGAATAGTGTAGAACAGGGACTGGCAGCCTTTGGCACCCAGCCCctcagggaaatccgctgacaAGCTGggacgatttgtttacctgccgtgtatgcaggttcagccgatcgcagctcccactggccatggtttgccattccgggctaatgggggctgcaggaagcagcggccagcacatcccttagcccatgctgcttcccgcagcccccattggcctggaacagtgaaccgcggctagtgggagctgcgattgacTGTATAGCACTGAGCTCAAAATGGATCTTAACGAATAAATAAATGGTGATTGTTTCACAAGAGAGGGATGGAAGGAGTCTCAAACTGACATGGCACCTTGGCAAAAGATGCAAAGGCAGGAGAATAGAAATAGTAGGAGAGCTCAGGAGGGGTAAATATAGGCCATGGGAGCAGGCATAGGAAGGAAGTAGGCAGGGTGGGGTTGAGCATTTTGAATTTGATGTACAAGGACAGGGAATTttgaggaggggaagaggagaaggatttTGAACAACAATCACAATGGCTGGAGAGGAAGCTGTTATCTTAAGATTatataagaaataaaaatcacTCCAGCACATCAGTGTAACATGTCATACAGGATCTCTAAATACTCGTGTAAAAATACTTCCGTAAAAATAAATCTCTCTGAACTCTAATATGTAGTTTCCAAGCAGCTTTTAAGTGGACTAATAACCTAACTGAATCTGTAGGGGTTTTGGGCGGCTATTTCACTGTAATTTGCCTCATGTTAAAAATGTGTCACTTTACAAGCAGCAATAAGACCTTAACCTTCACCATGTTCCAATGTTTTCTGTTGTCTTCTCAAAACACTAGTAGAAACCACATTGATTTGAAGGATTCTTGCACTGTTGCTTGGAAAAATTAGGCAGTACATCTATCCATGTGCTTCAATGTCCCATGCTTCCAAAAAAGATATACAAAGCATGTGCAAGTAAGACTaacatgcatttatttaaaattaaaagaaaagaattatttaaGTTTCTAATAATTGTGTAAAAGGCCTTAATTGTGAAAAATACATAGCCTAAGACTACATTTATAAAGTCTAAAGCCTTGGTTGCTTTGTCTGTACTTTACGGGGAGTATTTTATAGCTACAGTCCTCACAATAAGCCACTAGTTGTAATACATGATCATCTTTCATCAATTTGTAAGTGAAGAAAATACTCAGTGCAATTTTTTTCTATGTAACTCTTAAAATAGTACTCATATGCAACAAGAGAATTATTAACTTGGCTctttcaagtcaatggagttgcccCAACGATGAGTATGGCCCAGTGTAGCTTACAAAtctgtattttctgttttgtattgatCTACCTAACTTAGTTTGATTGGGAAAGTCTCAAATATTTAGAGGGGTATGGGCTAGAATATGGTATAAATCACCTTTTATATGGATGGGTCTCTAAAACTGTGCTTCAGAGTTTCAAGTTGACACTCCATGAAGTTGTGTATATGAGTCAGAATATTAGCCTGAGAGAACCccaattataaaataatttatgTTGAACTATTCTTTTATACTTCAGCCTTTGATTGGCTTGATTATTTTCTGctaacaatttaaattaaaatattaattttatgttCAGTTCTGTAGGCATTTGATCCTGTCGGAAAAAGGTCACATTGACTGGAAGCTGATGTACTTTGCACTTCAGAAATGTTATCCAATAAAGGAACAATATGGGGACACATTACATTTTTGTCGACATTGTAGTATTCTGTTTTGGAAGGTAAGAACTGGAAATGTATAATTTAACATTAGAAAATACTTTGAGAGTTagctactgaaaaaaatatagttgACAGGGAAAATGTTAGTGTTGTATAATTGTGTGCCATCTCAGGTGGAAAGTAATTgggccttaaatcaaactaagtaAAGTGGTCGCACCTACATAGGTTGGTGTGTTGTTCCAAAAGAGGTTTCCAAACAAAATGAGAAATCAAAAGTTCAATTCTGTGCTATATATAGTTTTAAAATCTGTACCAGAAATTGATACTCTGTGTTTTTATAAAGAAAGATGATTAGAGTGTTACTCCCTACCTTCCAGCAGCCTTTTTGTTAGACAGCTGTAATGCACAAATGCTCAGGGATGTGGGGAAAGTAGGCAGAGGACTACCTTCAACACTATGGCAGCCAATAAAAAGGATCAATAGTAAAAACATTTTACCACAGTATTTCCACAGCAGTGATGTAATATTTTACATGATTTAGTAACCAGCTCTGTCTTGTGAAAAGCATTGAAGAacatgtgtatatatttatatagccatataaataagaagaaaactaagaaggaagaagtggggccgcttaacactgaggatggagtggaggttaaagataatctaggcatggctcaatatctaaacaaatactttgcctcagtctttaataaggctaaagaggatcttggggataatggtagcatgggaaggaggatatagaggtagatattaccatatcagaggtagaagcgaaactgaaacagcttaatgggactaaatgggcccagataatcttcatccaagaatattaaaggaattggcacctgaaattgcaagcccattagcaagaatttttatgaatctgtaaactcaggaatagtaccgaatgattggagaattgctaatatagttcctatttttaagaaaggaaaaaaaagtgatccgggtaactacaggccagttagtttgacatctgtagtatgcaaggtcctagaaaaaattttgaaggagaaattagttaaggacattgaagtcaatggtaaatgggacaaaatacaacatggttttacaaaaggtagatcgtgccaaaccaacctaatctccttttttgaaaaagtaacagattttttagataaaggaaatgcagtggatctaatttacctagatttcagtaaggcatttgataccgtgccacatggggaattattagttaaattggagaagatggggatcaatatgaacatcaaaaggtggataaggaattggtta is from Dermochelys coriacea isolate rDerCor1 chromosome 3, rDerCor1.pri.v4, whole genome shotgun sequence and encodes:
- the FBXO25 gene encoding F-box only protein 25 isoform X1, with the protein product MPFLGQDWRSPGWRWIKTEDGWKRCDSFSPELEDESSQLNNISHTVILTDDDDEEEIYRTEDCEFAAKKRKKDHFRNKSKSQCFYREKWIYVHKESTREYVFFFFKRHGYCTLGEAFNRLDFSSAIQDIRRFNYVVKLLQLIAKSQLTSLSGAAQKNYFNILDKIVRKVLEDQHNPRLIKDLLQDLSSTLCILIRGVGKSVLVGNINIWICRLETILTWQQQLKNLQMNKQVNNGLTLSDLPLHMLNNILYRFSDGWDIITLGQVTPTLYMLSEDRQLWKKLCQYHFAEKQFCRHLILSEKGHIDWKLMYFALQKCYPIKEQYGDTLHFCRHCSILFWKDYHLALLFKDTGHPCTANDPDTCFMPVSPQHFIDLFKF
- the FBXO25 gene encoding F-box only protein 25 isoform X6 gives rise to the protein MMMMKKKYTELKIVNLQPRKGKKTIFGINQNPNVFIVKNGSMFTKKAPEKHGYCTLGEAFNRLDFSSAIQDIRRFNYVVKLLQLIAKSQLTSLSGAAQKNYFNILDKIVRKVLEDQHNPRLIKDLLQDLSSTLCILIRGVGKSVLVGNINIWICRLETILTWQQQLKNLQMNKQVNNGLTLSDLPLHMLNNILYRFSDGWDIITLGQVTPTLYMLSEDRQLWKKLCQYHFAEKQFCRHLILSEKGHIDWKLMYFALQKCYPIKEQYGDTLHFCRHCSILFWKDYHLALLFKDTGHPCTANDPDTCFMPVSPQHFIDLFKF
- the FBXO25 gene encoding F-box only protein 25 isoform X5; its protein translation is MLGSGVFSQIKKKAFLMYSILTDDDDEEEIYRTEDCEFAAKKRKKDHFRNKSKSQCFYREKWIYVHKESTREYVFFFFKRHGYCTLGEAFNRLDFSSAIQDIRRFNYVVKLLQLIAKSQLTSLSGAAQKNYFNILDKIVRKVLEDQHNPRLIKDLLQDLSSTLCILIRGVGKSVLVGNINIWICRLETILTWQQQLKNLQMNKQVNNGLTLSDLPLHMLNNILYRFSDGWDIITLGQVTPTLYMLSEDRQLWKKLCQYHFAEKQFCRHLILSEKGHIDWKLMYFALQKCYPIKEQYGDTLHFCRHCSILFWKDYHLALLFKDTGHPCTANDPDTCFMPVSPQHFIDLFKF
- the FBXO25 gene encoding F-box only protein 25 isoform X4 — translated: MPFLGQDWRSPGWRWIKTEDGWKRCDSFSPELEDESSQLNNISHTVILTDDDDEEEIYRTEDCEFAAKKRKKDHFRNKSKSQCFYREKWIYVHKESTRERHGYCTLGEAFNRLDFSSAIQDIRRFNYVVKLLQLIAKSQLTSLSGAAQKNYFNILDKIVRKVLEDQHNPRLIKDLLQDLSSTLCILIRGVGKSVLVGNINIWICRLETILTWQQQLKNLQMNKQVNNGLTLSDLPLHMLNNILYRFSDGWDIITLGQVTPTLYMLSEDRQLWKKLCQYHFAEKQFCRHLILSEKGHIDWKLMYFALQKCYPIKEQYGDTLHFCRHCSILFWKDTGHPCTANDPDTCFMPVSPQHFIDLFKF
- the FBXO25 gene encoding F-box only protein 25 isoform X7 — encoded protein: MMMMKKKYTELKIVNLQPRKGKKTIFGINQNPNVFIVKNGSMFTKKAPEKHGYCTLGEAFNRLDFSSAIQDIRRFNYVVKLLQLIAKSQLTSLSGAAQKNYFNILDKIVRKVLEDQHNPRLIKDLLQDLSSTLCILIRGVGKSVLVGNINIWICRLETILTWQQQLKNLQMNKQVNNGLTLSDLPLHMLNNILYRFSDGWDIITLGQVTPTLYMLSEDRQLWKKLCQYHFAEKQFCRHLILSEKGHIDWKLMYFALQKCYPIKEQYGDTLHFCRHCSILFWKDTGHPCTANDPDTCFMPVSPQHFIDLFKF
- the FBXO25 gene encoding F-box only protein 25 isoform X2, with the protein product MPFLGQDWRSPGWRWIKTEDGWKRCDSFSPELEDESSQLNNISHTVILTDDDDEEEIYRTEDCEFAAKKRKKDHFRNKSKSQCFYREKWIYVHKESTRERHGYCTLGEAFNRLDFSSAIQDIRRFNYVVKLLQLIAKSQLTSLSGAAQKNYFNILDKIVRKVLEDQHNPRLIKDLLQDLSSTLCILIRGVGKSVLVGNINIWICRLETILTWQQQLKNLQMNKQVNNGLTLSDLPLHMLNNILYRFSDGWDIITLGQVTPTLYMLSEDRQLWKKLCQYHFAEKQFCRHLILSEKGHIDWKLMYFALQKCYPIKEQYGDTLHFCRHCSILFWKDYHLALLFKDTGHPCTANDPDTCFMPVSPQHFIDLFKF
- the FBXO25 gene encoding F-box only protein 25 isoform X3 yields the protein MPFLGQDWRSPGWRWIKTEDGWKRCDSFSPELEDESSQLNNISHTVILTDDDDEEEIYRTEDCEFAAKKRKKDHFRNKSKSQCFYREKWIYVHKESTREYVFFFFKRHGYCTLGEAFNRLDFSSAIQDIRRFNYVVKLLQLIAKSQLTSLSGAAQKNYFNILDKIVRKVLEDQHNPRLIKDLLQDLSSTLCILIRGVGKSVLVGNINIWICRLETILTWQQQLKNLQMNKQVNNGLTLSDLPLHMLNNILYRFSDGWDIITLGQVTPTLYMLSEDRQLWKKLCQYHFAEKQFCRHLILSEKGHIDWKLMYFALQKCYPIKEQYGDTLHFCRHCSILFWKDTGHPCTANDPDTCFMPVSPQHFIDLFKF